The following are encoded together in the Triticum dicoccoides isolate Atlit2015 ecotype Zavitan chromosome 6B, WEW_v2.0, whole genome shotgun sequence genome:
- the LOC119322471 gene encoding nucleolar and coiled-body phosphoprotein 1-like isoform X1, with the protein MEQDIPAFKPQWLMQGQVTATGAATLWAAASSRKVDCQGKGGSSRNRSSGHNRDQSSRQSSSRRSSVSSGSRRLDRDDMGKTRGYANFGRNKDKEREKDFDSRDRESRSVTADRDGFQSFSSCRPERDRLNRARSKVDTSSKGVISLNNGSTSKSNTVGVAFEREFPQLSSEDKNVRQDISRVPSPGITTPIQSLPPFTPSDGWTSKLVGAPLSSEPKKNLVASSVPQAAPSKKPEVALNSGTALSMAETVMQAPQRTSSGPQLSIDAQKIEERTLRQNTLRPMTSTTSKSSIIQVTSSSKSKGTRIGDLAGTSKAIQQSLALPANGSVRAPAKTELSKLTLSGSFKILSREQNCTAQTPKDSPGNPASPPARVASTEPQKKPPLSQKPKVSTHDLPLVQGSSGGVSKSRLKFFQSLRTKSNGSSSAVESGCEPSPSSGVDAKHDSCLNSGMKCMGNGKCFCEEANSSEGSQRHHSDNEENNSSLQSVDMAAGGSQQLVVENLESDSSSELADTGDEGFQVSGSDNADGSSSSALADSDDVYKNSQSGNEEASSSSEATEPEDEEYPAEAIFTAEDLAFMISLGWSKDEKVQPLGLEEIADYVRRHKGLEQRLFSMEANADIKIILLYLCGQS; encoded by the exons ATGGAGCAGGACATACCCGCCTTCAAGCCGCAATGGCTGATGCAGGGCCAGGTCACGGCCACTGGTGCCGCGACCCTCTGGGCCGCAGCTTCGTCACGCAAAG TAGATTGTCAAGGTAAGGGTGGTTCATCAAGAAATCGCTCATCTGGGCACAACCGTGACCAGAGTTCCCGGCAGTCTTCATCACGGAGGAGTTCAGTCTCAAGTGGATCCCGGAGGCTTGACCGGGATGACATGGGGAAGACAAGgggctatgcaaattttggaaggaaCAAGgataaggagagggagaaggatttTGATTCCCGTGATAGGGAGAGTAGGTCCGTTACAGCAGATCGTGATGGCTTTCAATCATTTAGCTCATGTAGACCTGAAAGGGATAGGTTAAATCGTGCTCGCTCAAAGGTAGACACATCAAGTAAGGGAGTAATTAGTCTAAATAATGGTAGTACATCTAAAAGCAATACTGTTGGCGTTGCCTTTGAGCGAGAATTCCCACAGCTTAGTTCCGAGGACAAGAATGTTAGGCAAGACATTAGCAGAGTCCCATCTCCTGGTATCACCACCCCAATTCAGAGCCTGCCTCCATTTACTCCATCTGATGGCTGGACTTCCAAGCTAGTAGGTGCTCCTCTATCAAGTGAGCCAAAGAAAAATCTTGTTGCCTCTTCTGTACCACAAGCCGCTCCTAGTAAAAAGCCTGAAGTAGCACTGAACAGTGGAACTGCATTAAGCATGGCAGAGACTGTTATGCAAGCTCCTCAGAGAACTTCGTCTGGACCTCAG TTATCAATTGATGCTCAGAAGATTGAAGAAAGAACTTTGAGACAAAACACTCTAAGACCCATGACTTCTACAACAAGCAAATCTTCT ATTATTCAGGTAACAAGCTCTTCCAAATCAAAAGGAACACGGATTGGAGATCTTGCTGGTACTAGTAAGGCCATACAACAATCATTAGCACTTCCCGCCAATGGTTCTGTTCGAGCTCCAGCCAAGACCGAGCTTTCAAAGCTTACGCTTTCAGGAAGCTTTAAAATCCTCAGCCGAGAGCAAAATTGTACTGCACAGACTCCTAAAGACTCTCCAGGCAATCCTGCGAGTCCTCCAGCTCGTGTGGCTTCCACGGAACCACAGAAGAAGCCTCCTCTCAGCCAAAAGCCCAAGGTTTCCACACATGATCTTCCTCTAGTGCAAGGTTCATCTGGTGGTGTTAGCAAATCAAGATTAAAGTTCTTCCAGTCGTTGCGAACCAAATCTAATGGTTCAAGTTCAGCTGTTGAGTCAGGTTGTGAGCCATCTCCATCCAGCGGAGTTGATGCGAAGCATGATTCTTGTCTTAATTCTGGAATGAAATGCATGGGGAATGGAAAGTGTTTCTGTGAAGAAGCAAATTCTTCCGAGGGATCTCAGCGGCACCATTCAGACAATGAAGAGAACAATTCATCCTTGCAGTCTGTTGACATGGCAGCTGGGGGATCTCAGCAGCTTGTTGTAGAAAACCTGGAGTCTGACTCCTCATCTGAACTTGCTGACACAGGAGATGAAGGATTCCAGGTATCCGGCTCAGACAATGCAGATGGTAGCTCCTCCTCAGCGCTTGCAGATTCAGATGATGTGTACAAGAACTCACAGTCTGGCAATGAGGAAGCTAGTTCATCGTCAGAGGCTACTGAACCAGAAGATGAGGAGTATCCAGCTGAAGCCATATTTACTGCAGAAGATCTGGCTTTCATGATATCCCTTGGCTGGAGTAAAGATGAAAAGGTGCAACCTTTGGGTTTGGAAGAAATTGCTGACTAT GTGAGGCGCCATAAGGGGCTGGAGCAGAGGCTTTTCTCCATGGAAGCCAACGCCGACATCAAGATAATTCTCCTTTATCTTTGCGGTCAGAGCTAA
- the LOC119322471 gene encoding nucleolar and coiled-body phosphoprotein 1-like isoform X2, which yields MEQDIPAFKPQWLMQGQVTATGAATLWAAASSRKDCQGKGGSSRNRSSGHNRDQSSRQSSSRRSSVSSGSRRLDRDDMGKTRGYANFGRNKDKEREKDFDSRDRESRSVTADRDGFQSFSSCRPERDRLNRARSKVDTSSKGVISLNNGSTSKSNTVGVAFEREFPQLSSEDKNVRQDISRVPSPGITTPIQSLPPFTPSDGWTSKLVGAPLSSEPKKNLVASSVPQAAPSKKPEVALNSGTALSMAETVMQAPQRTSSGPQLSIDAQKIEERTLRQNTLRPMTSTTSKSSIIQVTSSSKSKGTRIGDLAGTSKAIQQSLALPANGSVRAPAKTELSKLTLSGSFKILSREQNCTAQTPKDSPGNPASPPARVASTEPQKKPPLSQKPKVSTHDLPLVQGSSGGVSKSRLKFFQSLRTKSNGSSSAVESGCEPSPSSGVDAKHDSCLNSGMKCMGNGKCFCEEANSSEGSQRHHSDNEENNSSLQSVDMAAGGSQQLVVENLESDSSSELADTGDEGFQVSGSDNADGSSSSALADSDDVYKNSQSGNEEASSSSEATEPEDEEYPAEAIFTAEDLAFMISLGWSKDEKVQPLGLEEIADYVRRHKGLEQRLFSMEANADIKIILLYLCGQS from the exons ATGGAGCAGGACATACCCGCCTTCAAGCCGCAATGGCTGATGCAGGGCCAGGTCACGGCCACTGGTGCCGCGACCCTCTGGGCCGCAGCTTCGTCACGCAAAG ATTGTCAAGGTAAGGGTGGTTCATCAAGAAATCGCTCATCTGGGCACAACCGTGACCAGAGTTCCCGGCAGTCTTCATCACGGAGGAGTTCAGTCTCAAGTGGATCCCGGAGGCTTGACCGGGATGACATGGGGAAGACAAGgggctatgcaaattttggaaggaaCAAGgataaggagagggagaaggatttTGATTCCCGTGATAGGGAGAGTAGGTCCGTTACAGCAGATCGTGATGGCTTTCAATCATTTAGCTCATGTAGACCTGAAAGGGATAGGTTAAATCGTGCTCGCTCAAAGGTAGACACATCAAGTAAGGGAGTAATTAGTCTAAATAATGGTAGTACATCTAAAAGCAATACTGTTGGCGTTGCCTTTGAGCGAGAATTCCCACAGCTTAGTTCCGAGGACAAGAATGTTAGGCAAGACATTAGCAGAGTCCCATCTCCTGGTATCACCACCCCAATTCAGAGCCTGCCTCCATTTACTCCATCTGATGGCTGGACTTCCAAGCTAGTAGGTGCTCCTCTATCAAGTGAGCCAAAGAAAAATCTTGTTGCCTCTTCTGTACCACAAGCCGCTCCTAGTAAAAAGCCTGAAGTAGCACTGAACAGTGGAACTGCATTAAGCATGGCAGAGACTGTTATGCAAGCTCCTCAGAGAACTTCGTCTGGACCTCAG TTATCAATTGATGCTCAGAAGATTGAAGAAAGAACTTTGAGACAAAACACTCTAAGACCCATGACTTCTACAACAAGCAAATCTTCT ATTATTCAGGTAACAAGCTCTTCCAAATCAAAAGGAACACGGATTGGAGATCTTGCTGGTACTAGTAAGGCCATACAACAATCATTAGCACTTCCCGCCAATGGTTCTGTTCGAGCTCCAGCCAAGACCGAGCTTTCAAAGCTTACGCTTTCAGGAAGCTTTAAAATCCTCAGCCGAGAGCAAAATTGTACTGCACAGACTCCTAAAGACTCTCCAGGCAATCCTGCGAGTCCTCCAGCTCGTGTGGCTTCCACGGAACCACAGAAGAAGCCTCCTCTCAGCCAAAAGCCCAAGGTTTCCACACATGATCTTCCTCTAGTGCAAGGTTCATCTGGTGGTGTTAGCAAATCAAGATTAAAGTTCTTCCAGTCGTTGCGAACCAAATCTAATGGTTCAAGTTCAGCTGTTGAGTCAGGTTGTGAGCCATCTCCATCCAGCGGAGTTGATGCGAAGCATGATTCTTGTCTTAATTCTGGAATGAAATGCATGGGGAATGGAAAGTGTTTCTGTGAAGAAGCAAATTCTTCCGAGGGATCTCAGCGGCACCATTCAGACAATGAAGAGAACAATTCATCCTTGCAGTCTGTTGACATGGCAGCTGGGGGATCTCAGCAGCTTGTTGTAGAAAACCTGGAGTCTGACTCCTCATCTGAACTTGCTGACACAGGAGATGAAGGATTCCAGGTATCCGGCTCAGACAATGCAGATGGTAGCTCCTCCTCAGCGCTTGCAGATTCAGATGATGTGTACAAGAACTCACAGTCTGGCAATGAGGAAGCTAGTTCATCGTCAGAGGCTACTGAACCAGAAGATGAGGAGTATCCAGCTGAAGCCATATTTACTGCAGAAGATCTGGCTTTCATGATATCCCTTGGCTGGAGTAAAGATGAAAAGGTGCAACCTTTGGGTTTGGAAGAAATTGCTGACTAT GTGAGGCGCCATAAGGGGCTGGAGCAGAGGCTTTTCTCCATGGAAGCCAACGCCGACATCAAGATAATTCTCCTTTATCTTTGCGGTCAGAGCTAA
- the LOC119322471 gene encoding nucleolar and coiled-body phosphoprotein 1-like isoform X3, whose translation MEQDIPAFKPQWLMQGQVTATGAATLWAAASSRKVDCQGKGGSSRNRSSGHNRDQSSRQSSSRRSSVSSGSRRLDRDDMGKTRGYANFGRNKDKEREKDFDSRDRESRSVTADRDGFQSFSSCRPERDRLNRARSKVDTSSKGVISLNNGSTSKSNTVGVAFEREFPQLSSEDKNVRQDISRVPSPGITTPIQSLPPFTPSDGWTSKLVGAPLSSEPKKNLVASSVPQAAPSKKPEVALNSGTALSMAETVMQAPQRTSSGPQLSIDAQKIEERTLRQNTLRPMTSTTSKSSVTSSSKSKGTRIGDLAGTSKAIQQSLALPANGSVRAPAKTELSKLTLSGSFKILSREQNCTAQTPKDSPGNPASPPARVASTEPQKKPPLSQKPKVSTHDLPLVQGSSGGVSKSRLKFFQSLRTKSNGSSSAVESGCEPSPSSGVDAKHDSCLNSGMKCMGNGKCFCEEANSSEGSQRHHSDNEENNSSLQSVDMAAGGSQQLVVENLESDSSSELADTGDEGFQVSGSDNADGSSSSALADSDDVYKNSQSGNEEASSSSEATEPEDEEYPAEAIFTAEDLAFMISLGWSKDEKVQPLGLEEIADYVRRHKGLEQRLFSMEANADIKIILLYLCGQS comes from the exons ATGGAGCAGGACATACCCGCCTTCAAGCCGCAATGGCTGATGCAGGGCCAGGTCACGGCCACTGGTGCCGCGACCCTCTGGGCCGCAGCTTCGTCACGCAAAG TAGATTGTCAAGGTAAGGGTGGTTCATCAAGAAATCGCTCATCTGGGCACAACCGTGACCAGAGTTCCCGGCAGTCTTCATCACGGAGGAGTTCAGTCTCAAGTGGATCCCGGAGGCTTGACCGGGATGACATGGGGAAGACAAGgggctatgcaaattttggaaggaaCAAGgataaggagagggagaaggatttTGATTCCCGTGATAGGGAGAGTAGGTCCGTTACAGCAGATCGTGATGGCTTTCAATCATTTAGCTCATGTAGACCTGAAAGGGATAGGTTAAATCGTGCTCGCTCAAAGGTAGACACATCAAGTAAGGGAGTAATTAGTCTAAATAATGGTAGTACATCTAAAAGCAATACTGTTGGCGTTGCCTTTGAGCGAGAATTCCCACAGCTTAGTTCCGAGGACAAGAATGTTAGGCAAGACATTAGCAGAGTCCCATCTCCTGGTATCACCACCCCAATTCAGAGCCTGCCTCCATTTACTCCATCTGATGGCTGGACTTCCAAGCTAGTAGGTGCTCCTCTATCAAGTGAGCCAAAGAAAAATCTTGTTGCCTCTTCTGTACCACAAGCCGCTCCTAGTAAAAAGCCTGAAGTAGCACTGAACAGTGGAACTGCATTAAGCATGGCAGAGACTGTTATGCAAGCTCCTCAGAGAACTTCGTCTGGACCTCAG TTATCAATTGATGCTCAGAAGATTGAAGAAAGAACTTTGAGACAAAACACTCTAAGACCCATGACTTCTACAACAAGCAAATCTTCT GTAACAAGCTCTTCCAAATCAAAAGGAACACGGATTGGAGATCTTGCTGGTACTAGTAAGGCCATACAACAATCATTAGCACTTCCCGCCAATGGTTCTGTTCGAGCTCCAGCCAAGACCGAGCTTTCAAAGCTTACGCTTTCAGGAAGCTTTAAAATCCTCAGCCGAGAGCAAAATTGTACTGCACAGACTCCTAAAGACTCTCCAGGCAATCCTGCGAGTCCTCCAGCTCGTGTGGCTTCCACGGAACCACAGAAGAAGCCTCCTCTCAGCCAAAAGCCCAAGGTTTCCACACATGATCTTCCTCTAGTGCAAGGTTCATCTGGTGGTGTTAGCAAATCAAGATTAAAGTTCTTCCAGTCGTTGCGAACCAAATCTAATGGTTCAAGTTCAGCTGTTGAGTCAGGTTGTGAGCCATCTCCATCCAGCGGAGTTGATGCGAAGCATGATTCTTGTCTTAATTCTGGAATGAAATGCATGGGGAATGGAAAGTGTTTCTGTGAAGAAGCAAATTCTTCCGAGGGATCTCAGCGGCACCATTCAGACAATGAAGAGAACAATTCATCCTTGCAGTCTGTTGACATGGCAGCTGGGGGATCTCAGCAGCTTGTTGTAGAAAACCTGGAGTCTGACTCCTCATCTGAACTTGCTGACACAGGAGATGAAGGATTCCAGGTATCCGGCTCAGACAATGCAGATGGTAGCTCCTCCTCAGCGCTTGCAGATTCAGATGATGTGTACAAGAACTCACAGTCTGGCAATGAGGAAGCTAGTTCATCGTCAGAGGCTACTGAACCAGAAGATGAGGAGTATCCAGCTGAAGCCATATTTACTGCAGAAGATCTGGCTTTCATGATATCCCTTGGCTGGAGTAAAGATGAAAAGGTGCAACCTTTGGGTTTGGAAGAAATTGCTGACTAT GTGAGGCGCCATAAGGGGCTGGAGCAGAGGCTTTTCTCCATGGAAGCCAACGCCGACATCAAGATAATTCTCCTTTATCTTTGCGGTCAGAGCTAA